The window AGTGGTACTCAGTGAATTCCCAAATGAGACACACAATAAACACTGGTTCAAACGTCTCATCACAAAGGAGCCATGTTTAAAACACTTTTCTAAAAAACATAGCACAGGCACCCAAAGGGAAATGgattccttgtttttttttttttttttaaatctttctcTGTATCTCCGCACCTCTtcgaggaggagaaggagaagtggAAGAAGCTGCTCCTCTGAAGTCTCCTTTTTAAACTGGAGCTCCAGCAAAACTCTTCACCACATGTTCTACGTTTCCGGGTTTGTCACTGTGACAGGGGGGGTGGCACCGATGATCTTCGTGTACTGGCTGATGATGGCCTCAAAGGCTTCGTCCCGGTGAATCATGGCACCAAACACCAGAGGCTGGAGGGAATAAGCatggaaacacacagacacattggaggttaaaataaaaaaaaataaaaaacctggtCTGAACATATGGATTATAACCCAAGGTGGGTTTGCTTCTTACCTTTTGTGTAGATGGTGTGGCTATTGAGATTCCCATTCCAGATCCAGGCAATACTGACAAAACCTTAtacttttataataaataaataaaaatgcaggtCAAATACTGAGAATAGATTTTCGTGACCAGAAAGAAatcacagaacaataaatagcATTGCACTATACCTTCTGAATGTCTGTAATGTCTTGGAGTTTGATGACTTTATTCTTCTTAGAGGATGTAGAACGGGAGCTGGAGCTCTCAAAGCATAAGTGGCTACAGGAAAAGAGAACCACTTTGTAACCTCTAAAGCTAATTAGTTAGAATAGTAAAGCTTAAAGCCCCAgtcaatttattttcataactaCCCTGTTACTATGAGCTAGAGCTTCTCCTGTAAACGTCTGAATGGTGTTGAACTTTTCATTAAgagatttataacattttattttgtgactttttttttcttgctcacTTCAACTCTTTGCACCTGAGAAACATGACTGAAATTGGATATAATGTCATTTTAACCTACAACTGGTTATggtgccaatccacctacttgCATATTTTTATGAGGAAACATGAAACCATGTCGACTGTATTATTTACAAATGCAGAGgcaatgttaatattaacttATTACCAATTAGAGGTGTGTGCAACGAAAGGTAAAGACATACTTTTCTGTCACGTAGAGGTAGCCATTTCGTATGTAGTCAGTAGGCATTTTCCTGTCCCTGTTGATTAAGCAGCAGCGCCACCCGTGCTCGcacactgtacacaacacatAGAACTTGTTGATGCCATGCAGAAAGATGAAACTACATCCAAATACAATCGGCATTCACTGAATCAACTGTGTTAATTACATATCTACTGTTTTAATAAATTACAGAGTATCAACAGTAGTACAAGCTTATGCACTGCACATGCCCTTATGAAATCAGTTTAAGGTGTAGGCTCGCTACCTGGTAGGGGGCGCTCATTCTCAGACAAGTTGAATACTTCATGGAAAGGACCCCTCTTGGTGCTGTAGGCACGCCCACTCTCCTCATCACGCCCAACACCACATGGCACTCCGGCTACTAGGCTGCCACGTGCGACCACAGGCTGGATCTGCTACAAGGATGAGACACATCGGTTAACAAAACAGCAACATTAGAGATGCAGTGAGGCGCAGAACTATAAGAGCACCTCTGTGCTGAAGCAGGATCAGTCATCTGATCTTTTCCTGAAGAACACAAACGCCAGACAGACACTGAAACACAAGAGCCCATCTTCATTGAACCAGTGACTTCATCAAAACAGTGTAGACCAGTGCTGCGAGTGCTGAGGTGAAGAGAGTAGCCTTCTTTCCTCTCTGGCTGTCAGACATCAGTGAGAGCATGCAAAGCGCAAATGCATGGGGTCACACAGGCACTGATTTGCTTAAAGAGCTCAACTGGACTGACACGTTAAAAACACAAGGTTGCTTGACAATATAAACATCTCTGActtattatcttatcttatttggGTATTGCTCTAATgaacatttactgtatgtaacaCCAGAATAATACTCTCCTTACAGGAACACCCtaatctaaatataaacaaaccaatgatttgcaaatggatcttgattcatttaaaagaagtcGGACACAGCAAACAGTTAGAGAGATATTCTGATCACAGAATACACAACAGTCATTTAACTGACTTACCTAATGCATCAGAGGAATGCATGAACAGCCAAACAGTGGCAAAAGAAAAGCCAAGTTTGCCTATGAgtaatgtataataaaaaaataaaaaaaaaaatcgatctATTACAAAGATTCACAGCTTGGCTGTTCTGATGTCATATTATTTTTGTCTGCATTACTCAGTACTTTAGCATACTATTCAattgtaatctctctctctctacacacacacgcacgtaatTAGAAAATCACAGGGATAGAAACTAGTACCACTCTAATGGCTGTGGATCACAAgacaaattatttatataaagcttttttttcttcataaaataTGGTTTCATGACTAAATGTTTTATGTGCAGACTGGTCAAAATGCAGAAATCGCCAGTTCAGTGGTATAGCcacatcctttaaaaaaaacagagctgaaATTCATATTTGAAAATCTGAATTATTGGACATTTGACAGGTAAGTTTTATTACCTCATAAAATACAAGAACCTATCAGAGATCAATATGCAAATAAAGGACATGCAAATTATAGTAGAGTGCATAAACACTGGTTTTCCAAGTGAAGGGGTTAGACACATGGAGGGTTTCAACCTTACCTTATGTgtctaatttacatattcacAGAATCtggttttaaaattttttttttttttttttttttaatgtataagcACGTTTCTGtaccttttttaaaatcttttttttttttttttttttttgcaaagctgTCATGTCATGGaatcgattattattattattaagcctCTGGTCGTCAAAGGGTTTAGAGACTTTTGAAGAAACAACACTGAAAGCTacatcgtgtttttttttcatagagaATTTATGCTTAGATAATGGATCCATTTGCCAGTAGAAATATGGGTTCTACTTAGAAACTAtatctgtccacacacacacacaaacacacacacacacaggtggcaAACACAGGCACTGCTGTGAAACCAGATGCCACTAGATCCCTACCTTTTCAAAGCCAGACagctgagaaagaaaaataacagaaCACAAGTGTGACagactattaaataaataaataaataaataaataaaaacactggctttatctatctatcacacACTACTGTAAATcagacttaaaataaaaatcaattgtGTAGTATGACTATCAACATACATTtcaatgttaataaaaaaaaaaaacaggagttTTAAGTGAACCTCATAATTAATTGGTGTGGTTAGAAAGCTTGGTTTGAGGTTTGATCTGGTTGAACAAGAGACACTCACCCGTCTGCTGATGTTGCCGCTTTGACGTTCTTTGAGCTGTGGGTCAGTTGGCAGGTTTTTCCATACAATGTACGGTGTGTCATATTTGTCCCTAAGTTTGGGACAGCTCTTGAAGATAAAGTCAATGATGAAGAACTTGATTCCGGCATAGAGGCCTATTGATAGAAATACTGCAGGTATAAATATGGGTACAGAGAACTGATTGCATAGAGAGTAAAACAAAGACATAATAAATGTGTCTTACCAATTATGAAGCCCAAGAGTTTGTATGGCAGCAGGCCGGAAGCAATGAACGCCACCCACAGACCAACGTACAACTTCTGAGTGATTTCAGGCTGCACCCACATGAACAGGCTACAAAATACACATAGAaacctcatttgtaagtcgctttggataaaagcatctgctaaatgagtaaatataaatgtaaacataaatgtaaatggaaatgTAGAAACACATAGTGGGAATTTCAACATGaactatataaaaatatacaataaatactCTACTTGGTATTCTATTACATAATATACAGTGAGTTGTGTTTATATggataataatcataaaaaaatgtaaaagtactAACTTTTTGATTTTCTCCAAAACATCTGACATCTTTCCAAACAGGTTCTGTGAAAAGACAGTTTGTGAAAAGAGTGCTCTCAACACCTGGAATGTTATCTGACTCTCTCTTCACTGCCATCTCTATTTTCTACTGTAGCAACTTGGCATAATGTACCTGAGCTTTTTGTGCCACATCCAGCACTAACTGGAACTTCTCGGAGACAGTCAAGTCTTCTTTTGGAGGCTCCTGGGAGGAAAAGAAGAGACGCTATATATAGagtcttctgtttttcttctgttaGGATAGAAATATTAGTCTGTAAGAAGTAACTTTCTTAATAACATTACTGTTAATTATCAACAGCATTAAGAATTCTATGTTTGTGTTTACCACTGGCTCAGACACCTCAGGCACAATACTCCACTGTATCCTCCAGCCTCTGTAACAATAACACAGCTTTAACGTGCGCTCGATGTTAGACAGCTTTAAAACTAAATGTGGGTTGGCCTGGGAAAACATTTTGTACTATacatagttctgaaaactacaaactttcctgaactgaaaaatATTTCTCCTTTGCATGTATTCTCAATTACAATAAAATGTATAGCATTTTAATATCTGTTTGCCCCCGCCCCCCCTCCTCCCCAAAAGTAAAAAGGGacaaaattgcatttaaagatttcattctgaCTGCAGCGCAggagacattttgacagctggtatctgattataatctgaattgaattgatgtCCATTTGGCCATCTGACAATTTGACCAaagtgaggaaatcacacttagatAGCAAGGTTTTAAACATCTTTAGGCAAACCGACtgctgtgtttgttaaactggcaaAAATATCACAACAAAAGAAGCGAAATAGAAAAAGCAAAATACCTCCATGTTGCTTTggtgtattatataataatacatatataatatataacatatgacatacagtatataacacacaatatatcattgttattttgaaaaataggACAAATCCcgatttttgtcttatttctgTGACAGAAGACATTTTGATGCTGTATTAAAAAGCTAAAATCATAGCTATATGCATGAAGCTTCCATCTAGACTTTACCCAAATTTTTGTGCCTATCTGCATTTAATTCTGAAGATTACAAGCAAGGTGAGAGGTGTTTCAAATCAAGTTAAGCATTGCAACTTTAACTGTTGCTAAATAATTATAACACATGTAGTGCCAGTATTTGAAATCAGGAGTAGATCCATTTACACGCATGAATGGATTTAATAAGACTAAATAGACATGAATTGGTATTGGACTTACTTTGCTATGAGGTAATTTAAGGACAGACGGAGAATAGCCAAGAAGAGAAACATAGGAATTGCCCAGCCATGCCACACAGCATACATATAGAGCTgtggatgaaagaaagaaaataatctcCATAATATAActgatataattaatataactaATGATATATGTTTCAATTTCAGGCACAGTATGCAAATGTGTACTATGGTATTTATAATATTGATTGGAGCAAGAAGGGAGTTTTATTCCCTATGATGTCTACTCACAGGACACAAACCAGTTACACagaattaaaatgtacattcaaaacattttaatagaatattaaaaatgtttttaattaaaattgttcTTCAAGTTTCAAACTGACATTTATTCTTGCTTTAGAGTTCTGGATTATTGTGATTAGGACTATTAGGCTTAGAATTATCAgaactaaaataaatttaaaccaCTGTAATCTCATGTTTAGAAAATTACAGACCCCTTGGCTGTTCTTCCCTTATTTGAGAAtgatggctatatatacacacagtactgtgcaatagtcttaggcaccgttttttttttttttactttgttatagatttttattttatgaatttaacATCATCAAGTCAGTACTACTGTACAGCATTTCAGATTtctaaacattagttttccagcacaaaattaaatattacagaaaattgtttgtatgtcagtaaagaaagcagcatattacataagagacacttttcagccaaaaaaaaaaacccataatgctgggttttgctgcaaaaataagacaaagtctccagaagaactgtggctggttctacaagatgctcagtaaaacttatagctcatttccttataaaactgcaaatTGTACCCAAGAGtacttttgttttaaagcaaagtcatcacaccaaatattgactttgtttcatttattactgtttactatgctttatagtattttttaaatgcagaaacatttcatttcatgattATTATCTTTTctctacagcattttttttgcatgtaccAAAGACTTTTGCGcagtactgtataaataaaatgtttaaactcaATCTGATCATACAGTAGCAGAATCAATCGGTATAATAATACAGTCACTTTAACAAGAGAATATTGAAATGGATTTTATAGGATTTTTAATGTTTGGCTTAACAGTGTTGAGGGTGCTGCTTTTTGTTTTATGAAAATGACTGTGCTCTCACAATGAAGGCGATGGCTGATGTGTAGACAGAGTGCCAGCTGGATAAGGCAGAAAGGTTCCTCATGAAGTTAGTGACAGGCTTAGCCCCTCGTTCTGGGAACACATTTACAAGCACAGAAAAACCATCAGAATCATGCCTTCCCTAACTGtagaagaaaaatattttagtaaTCATATTGCCCATATTCTATCCTATTGAGAATATCTGGTAGAAATCTAATGTTACAGCTGTTATTATCACAACAACACTTACTGAGTCGTctcatattttcagttaatcTGTAACGAGAGCAGAAGGCCACAGTTAATTATTTACTAGGGCACCAACAGCCAacaagcactgaatggtcttaaaaaaacaaaaaatcaaacaaacaaaaaaaagaaaacaggcaAACAACAGTACAGCGAATTCATCAACCTTTCTCAGGTAAATAATACAGCACAAAAGCAATTGCTTTTCTCAACTGAATGCTATCAGTCCAAGCACAAAGCTATGCTACAAGGTAAACTGCTTTCAGAAGGATCACAGTGTACATGGACTACCATTTAGACATGCTTTCCATCAGGGGAAAGTAATCATTCTTTTTATAGCACTTGGTTGTTTAATGATCCAAAATAGTGGGGACTGTGAGAACCGCCATGTCAAAAACCCATCTGAGCCATCAGTCTTAGAACAAAAAAGGTGCAAAAAGGTTTATGTCAGCAGCAGTGCCAAAGACATTTACAGCTGTCCCACTGTGTTGACTGTCTCTCTAGCCAGGGAAAAGCTTTATAAAAAGGATGCGAATGACAGGCTTTCGTCACCTTTTAGCGCTGAGTGGCTCCTCCGTCTCCACCATGTTCTCTTCAGGCTGGAAGCGGAAGTCCTCCATGTACACACCAAAGCGCTCATACAGCCACTTCCAAAGCTTCGAGCTCACAGACTCCTTCTGCTTTTCACCTGTCACAAAGCAGAGAAGCACTGTCAAGTAGGGCTGGGCTATTAATTAGATTTTAAGACTGATGATAATGTTTGGTATCTcacttaattaataaaaaaaataccacagtgctgtctAATTCTGGTTGttaagaaggtgttgattaattttctataacagcagctctgatggctgtaattcaaatgataggTTTACATTAAAGCACTCGCTCTGATATGctgtcatttctatagtaacaacttacacaaggACTGGTATGGTTGAAGCTTCACATAAAacgctaaaaaaaataaaaccttgcGTAGTAGTCGATATGTTGAAGTTttctttgaaatgtttatttagcattttggaaGTAGTGTCCATTGCCATTGCTTTGTAACAGGCataggtaaagctgtaacttagTTTCTGACTCAGGAAAGTAATGTTTCTTGGCAACATGccaaattgcattttgttttcatttcagggTATAACAATAATTCAGCTTTACAAtaattgttgattattgtcctataacagcatgtcccccaagtgttttattccttacacaacTCCATTGTAAAATGATAAAACTATCAGTTACAGGTAAAAATCCAGACCGATAGTTTTTCTCAGTTACATCTGCTGTGGGAGCAGCTGAGAAGGgtctgctgtcattatacagtatgaaagTGGCCTCTAGAGAAGAAATAAAGACTATCAataacaaattttgttgtgctaTTTGAAGTAATTTCGATTAATAAAGTTTTCTGTCTTAATCTATTAATTGTAATTAAATTGGTCAATATTTCAGTGTTAAGTAAAATAATCATAAGGATCATTTTTACCATTAACTAATGAAAATAGCAGCTCTGTCCACCAATGATGCAAGAAAAcgtgtaaatgtaagtgtaggTTATTCACCATGGTTTCAAGCCAAAAAACCCACGTTAGGTTACAATGCTTCACAGCTCACCTGTTCCATTGACAGCAGGACCATGAGCTTTGGAAGGAGGGGGTGGGGAGTCCTCTGGTCTGAGAGGAATACAAATATTTAGTAGAAAATACAATTATTAAATACTAAACTCTGAATAGTCTGAAAGCGTAAACAGAAGAAACCAATGCTCTTCTCATACCTGGTCTTTaggatttcattcattttctgttcaAGATCAAGTCTTTTCAACCTCTCTTTCTCAAGCTCCTGCTTCAGTGTCTCAATGTTCATCTCCTCTCGAAGTTTCCTCAACTCTTCCTCTAAAGGAGACAgaacaatacagtacagtgaggCTGTACCTGAGAACAGATGAGGGAATTGCTGGCACCATTTAATAGCTGTATGATTATGCTCATAAAATGAAGATGGTCTATAGGACTTCTTTCTGGACTTACACAAAACGTACAGAAACATAAAAAGTTGTGACATTAGAGTCTCTGGGCTGCATTTAGGATAAAGACAAGCGGTCAGCTCCAATTTACATTATAAACACTCCTCATATTTGACATCCTTTgccaagaatttttttttttttttaacatggacTCAATTCCACTTTGTCTAAACACAGGTTCAATCAGGCCACAGCTCCAACATACAAGGTTACCTGGAACATAAAATAATCCTCATCTATAATTCAGCCCCGGTTTAACCTCTAGCAATGGCATTATCCTAGTAATAACGACCCTTTAGCGCTGATCAAAGGTAAGGTGAGATAAAGGATGGAGGGAGGAACCTGAGTATCATTATGACCAGCCACCACCAAGACTTCAAACATATagttctttaaaatgaaaatgtagtaCGACTATGTAGTTGTCAATCTGAAACAAAGCCAAAGCACTCCTTCTATTCCCACGTCATAGTAACAAGCCTCGTCTTTATACTCCTTATGTCCATTCATCTCACGAATATATCTGAAGTTGCTTTGTAtagttctgattggctgttgtaGGATCATtctgccacttttttttttaaaatcaacatcTCTGCTTGCATGTTAAAATGAATTTTCCCCTCTTTTTATACTCACATCAGACCACTCCAAAACATCCAAGGAGTTTGATTGAGCTGAGGTTAAACCagggataactgcatgaatcaTTGCCATATCCAAGAGATAAAAAGGATCCTCTCCATGGCTTACATCCCATTAAGTCAATGTTTTTCTATATAAAAAACATTGCTTAGTTCTAAGGGTTCCAGGCAGAATAACCTGGCCTTTTCGTTTTAACCCAGTGAGGTGAGTATTTCCATCTAACAGAGTTGACCAGTTATCGATCAGCTTCCTcaaaaacatgtatgtatgaattGAAATACAGTAAATTTACTGGGactaaatctaaataaaatttatacCTAGTTTCATGTAAGTATTTAAAGAAAGATTTCCAACAGGATGTCAGGTTTAGGgtgtatataaacatattgAACCTGCAATCTGAATAAAATTCATTCTTAGTGGCCAGAATGATGGTTGGGAATGGTTGGGAATTTGCACAGCCTCAACACCAATTAttcaacacattatttaattattgtgtGTTCATGAAGGGAATCTTTGTTTTCgatcaaataaaacactaaactgttCCTTTGGAGTCGACCAAAACCCCTGGATTACAGTAGAACTAACTCCAAGCCTTCATCAATGTTTCCCTGCACATATTAAATAAGCTGCCATCAAACCGCAGTCTAAACCATGAGCCTCATGTTACAACATGCCATTCCGATTAAGATTCTGAGACATGTGCTTTGCAGGTGTTTGCCGACTGAGCTGACTGACCACAAGTCTTGCATCTAGGGGAGCGTCACCAGCCCACAGCACGCAATGCAGTATGTAGCTTCAACAGGAGAAACTGCACCTTTGTCCAGCAGCAATTTCTGCATTTGTTAGCAGAAATTGGTCCCTGCAAGTACATCCTTATGGAATTATGGAGTTTTTAAACATGCATGACTTCTAAGTTActataaaaatttaaatcatgcatatatacaggttaatcattttaaaaccagtaaaacttcattcattcagcGGTTTAGCAGAAGTGCTATGTGTGCTATCTTGCCTGTTAATCTGCATGCCTGCCAGACTCACATTTAACCTTACAGGCTTGTGTTCCAAGCACAGGAAACTGTTACCCCAGTAGGCACGAGTGCCAGCACTGCGATACGACTTGGGCTCGAATCAGTAACAGCTTGTAAATATTGAGCAAGCCAGCGATGTTTGTGGGTTCCTGATTGGAATAACACATTAGATTCTTTTGTTCTGAGTGAGGCTGCAGGAAACCATCAATGACTTACGTTGGTATTATGAGCTCACCAGCCAATCCAAGTGTCAGAAAGAAGAATGGACTTGGGCCCTCCATGAATACTGCTTTGTTCTTAAGGCTTGTGCTCAATCTGGAAGAAATACTTTAAGGAACACTCCAGAACTTCTTAATCTTTACTGACAGTATCTGTAGCATGTGTGTACTATCCATATACAACAATCCTGATGTTTCCTTGTACTGAGAAAACAACACTacaatggaagtctaagggcactTTTTGAATTCTGTCAAATATATAGTTGGAAAGTCTGCTGTAAAACAGTTTGATTCATCCATTTAGAGATGGACTACTTTTTCCAGAGGAAAGTATTTGTGGTTATGTGTGAGCAACATAGTTGTATGGGTGTGATTAAGCATTATTACTACAAAACCTTTGTGAAAGTAACATGAATTACTGTATTTGTTGTATTTCCATGATGGATTGGTTTAAATTCCACAAGAACatctttaggaaaaaaaaaacactcttatGTCTGTCTCCTGACAACTGAAGACTGTACTGTTAGAGTGTAATGGTTATAAGTGGCACAGCACAGGGAAAAGTATAGAAATTCTTGTCTGTAGTAATAgcacatacactacagatgcaCTGGATCTGTAGGTTAGAATGAAAAATGACTATTCTTATAATGAAAAGGCAAATAAAAAGACTTGATGCCAACTACATCGATGGGGATGCCTGCACTGCCAACAGGTTGAGCACTTCTTGTTATTAATTTGTATGCCTGAAATTCCcttaaatatacttcaaacaggaaggaagaaattcttctgctggttacaatgataattccatataaatcctacaaacatccAAGCACATGTTCTTGAGATATCAGGCTAACAAGGATCTTGGATGGACGGAAAgatgatgggtggatggatggatggatagatgaaggGATGCACAGACAGAcgaacggatggatggatggatggatagatggagggatggacgGACAatcaaatggatggatggatggatggatagatggagggatGCACGGACAGACGAATGGGTagctgaatggatgg is drawn from Ictalurus furcatus strain D&B chromosome 8, Billie_1.0, whole genome shotgun sequence and contains these coding sequences:
- the gramd4b gene encoding GRAM domain-containing protein 4 isoform X2 codes for the protein MAVKRNTQCQIKQKSIRRVAIHHAKIKAQNCVLKMLKRLDKIRFRGPKRDEFLDIAESPNASDSECNDELLIKPPASVKDGEDIRDSAGPGSVVMAASIQDYQRTEADRLNEVKGHLEIALLEKHFLQEELRKLREEMNIETLKQELEKERLKRLDLEQKMNEILKTRPEDSPPPPSKAHGPAVNGTGEKQKESVSSKLWKWLYERFGVYMEDFRFQPEENMVETEEPLSAKRLTENMRRLKRGAKPVTNFMRNLSALSSWHSVYTSAIAFILYMYAVWHGWAIPMFLFLAILRLSLNYLIAKGWRIQWSIVPEVSEPVEPPKEDLTVSEKFQLVLDVAQKAQNLFGKMSDVLEKIKNLFMWVQPEITQKLYVGLWVAFIASGLLPYKLLGFIIGLYAGIKFFIIDFIFKSCPKLRDKYDTPYIVWKNLPTDPQLKERQSGNISRRQIQPVVARGSLVAGVPCGVGRDEESGRAYSTKRGPFHEVFNLSENERPLPVCEHGWRCCLINRDRKMPTDYIRNGYLYVTENHLCFESSSSRSTSSKKNKVIKLQDITDIQKYKVLSVLPGSGMGISIATPSTQKPLVFGAMIHRDEAFEAIISQYTKIIGATPPVTVTNPET
- the gramd4b gene encoding GRAM domain-containing protein 4 isoform X3, with product MAVKRNTQCQIKQKSIRRVAIHHAKIKAQNCVLKMLKRLDKIRFRGPKRDEFLDIAESPNASDSECNDELLIKPPASVKDGEDIRDSAGPGSVVMAASIQDYQRTEADRLNEVKGHLEIALLEKHFLQEELRKLREEMNIETLKQELEKERLKRLDLEQKMNEILKTRPEDSPPPPSKAHGPAVNGTGEKQKESVSSKLWKWLYERFGVYMEDFRFQPEENMVETEEPLSAKRLTENMRRLKRGAKPVTNFMRNLSALSSWHSVYTSAIAFILYMYAVWHGWAIPMFLFLAILRLSLNYLIAKGWRIQWSIVPEVSEPVEPPKEDLTVSEKFQLVLDVAQKAQNLFGKMSDVLEKIKNLFMWVQPEITQKLYVGLWVAFIASGLLPYKLLGFIIGLYAGIKFFIIDFIFKSCPKLRDKYDTPYIVWKNLPTDPQLKERQSGNISRRIQPVVARGSLVAGVPCGVGRDEESGRAYSTKRGPFHEVFNLSENERPLPVCEHGWRCCLINRDRKMPTDYIRNGYLYVTENHLCFESSSSRSTSSKKNKVIKLQDITDIQKYKVLSVLPGSGMGISIATPSTQKPLVFGAMIHRDEAFEAIISQYTKIIGATPPVTVTNPET
- the gramd4b gene encoding GRAM domain-containing protein 4 isoform X1, with the translated sequence MAVKRNTQCQIKQKSIRRVAIHHAKIKAQNCVLKMLKRLDKIRFRGPKRDEFLDIAESPNASDSECNDELLIKPPASVKDGEDIRDSAGPGSVVMAASIQDYQRTEADRLNEVKGHLEIALLEKHFLQEELRKLREEMNIETLKQELEKERLKRLDLEQKMNEILKTRPEDSPPPPSKAHGPAVNGTGEKQKESVSSKLWKWLYERFGVYMEDFRFQPEENMVETEEPLSAKRLTENMRRLKRGAKPVTNFMRNLSALSSWHSVYTSAIAFILYMYAVWHGWAIPMFLFLAILRLSLNYLIAKGWRIQWSIVPEVSEPVEPPKEDLTVSEKFQLVLDVAQKAQNLFGKMSDVLEKIKNLFMWVQPEITQKLYVGLWVAFIASGLLPYKLLGFIIGLYAGIKFFIIDFIFKSCPKLRDKYDTPYIVWKNLPTDPQLKERQSGNISRRLSGFEKQIQPVVARGSLVAGVPCGVGRDEESGRAYSTKRGPFHEVFNLSENERPLPVCEHGWRCCLINRDRKMPTDYIRNGYLYVTENHLCFESSSSRSTSSKKNKVIKLQDITDIQKYKVLSVLPGSGMGISIATPSTQKPLVFGAMIHRDEAFEAIISQYTKIIGATPPVTVTNPET
- the gramd4b gene encoding GRAM domain-containing protein 4 isoform X4; protein product: MQLCYRFRAGVAIHHAKIKAQNCVLKMLKRLDKIRFRGPKRDEFLDIAESPNASDSECNDELLIKPPASVKDGEDIRDSAGPGSVVMAASIQDYQRTEADRLNEVKGHLEIALLEKHFLQEELRKLREEMNIETLKQELEKERLKRLDLEQKMNEILKTRPEDSPPPPSKAHGPAVNGTGEKQKESVSSKLWKWLYERFGVYMEDFRFQPEENMVETEEPLSAKRLTENMRRLKRGAKPVTNFMRNLSALSSWHSVYTSAIAFILYMYAVWHGWAIPMFLFLAILRLSLNYLIAKGWRIQWSIVPEVSEPVEPPKEDLTVSEKFQLVLDVAQKAQNLFGKMSDVLEKIKNLFMWVQPEITQKLYVGLWVAFIASGLLPYKLLGFIIGLYAGIKFFIIDFIFKSCPKLRDKYDTPYIVWKNLPTDPQLKERQSGNISRRLSGFEKQIQPVVARGSLVAGVPCGVGRDEESGRAYSTKRGPFHEVFNLSENERPLPVCEHGWRCCLINRDRKMPTDYIRNGYLYVTENHLCFESSSSRSTSSKKNKVIKLQDITDIQKYKVLSVLPGSGMGISIATPSTQKPLVFGAMIHRDEAFEAIISQYTKIIGATPPVTVTNPET
- the gramd4b gene encoding GRAM domain-containing protein 4 isoform X5; translation: MAASIQDYQRTEADRLNEVKGHLEIALLEKHFLQEELRKLREEMNIETLKQELEKERLKRLDLEQKMNEILKTRPEDSPPPPSKAHGPAVNGTGEKQKESVSSKLWKWLYERFGVYMEDFRFQPEENMVETEEPLSAKRLTENMRRLKRGAKPVTNFMRNLSALSSWHSVYTSAIAFILYMYAVWHGWAIPMFLFLAILRLSLNYLIAKGWRIQWSIVPEVSEPVEPPKEDLTVSEKFQLVLDVAQKAQNLFGKMSDVLEKIKNLFMWVQPEITQKLYVGLWVAFIASGLLPYKLLGFIIGLYAGIKFFIIDFIFKSCPKLRDKYDTPYIVWKNLPTDPQLKERQSGNISRRLSGFEKQIQPVVARGSLVAGVPCGVGRDEESGRAYSTKRGPFHEVFNLSENERPLPVCEHGWRCCLINRDRKMPTDYIRNGYLYVTENHLCFESSSSRSTSSKKNKVIKLQDITDIQKYKVLSVLPGSGMGISIATPSTQKPLVFGAMIHRDEAFEAIISQYTKIIGATPPVTVTNPET